Genomic window (Chionomys nivalis chromosome 7, mChiNiv1.1, whole genome shotgun sequence):
ccagcctggtctacaagagctagttccaggataggaacgaaaagctacagagaaaccttgtctcgaaaatcaaaaaaaaaaaagttttttcttttttttaaagatttatttattatgtatacaatgttcgtCCTGCACGTACTCATCCTTCCTGCATGTACTcctctatgccagaagagggcaccagaacctcattacagatggttatgagccatcatgtggttgctgggaattgaactcaggacctctggaagaacagccaatgttcttaacctctgagccatctctccagccccctgttagttttttgagacagggtttatctgtatagacagactggcctcaaactcagagatcatcctgtctctgcctcccgagtgccgagaTTAAAAGTATGTATTGCCACTGAATGACATGGcagctactcttttttttttttaaagattgtttatttatttattatgtatacaatgttctgtgtgtgtatatgcctgcaggccagaagagggcactagacctcattacaaatggttgtgagccaccatgtggttgctgggaattgaactcaggacctttggaagagcaggcaatgctcttaaccgctgagccatttctccagcccctggcatctaCTCTTGATTTAGAGTTTCGAGTTATTTGTGTAACTAGGTAGGAAGCTATTAGGCCGAGAGAAAAGTGGGAAGAAGAGTGAGTTCATGAAGAAGGGAACAACTTTGCAGGGTCTACTCAGGGGTAGATCcagtcagagaaaaaaaaagtctgggggAGCAAAATGCCATTGTCTGGTATGGAAGGTTAGCAGAGGTGACAAGGACAACAAAGAACAGCACACAGGATATGAGGTGGGCTAGGCCTGGGCTTAGCGTCTATATAACTCCTTTATAAGACACCTTGGCCCTGCACACCCCACATCTCAGCCTCCGGGGCAACCTCAGTTTCCTGTGCCCTGGAACTCAGAAGCAGGGAGTCATCCTCTAGGAAGTCGCCCAGCTGTGCCAGCTGCCGGCGGATGAAGTTGGTGGTGCGGTGCACCCGGCGCACACGCTTCAGCAGGCTCAGTAGCAGGGTCCGGTTGCGCTCGTGGCGCTGTACCCAAGCATCACGGAGCTCACGGTAGCAGTTGTGTTGCTCACCCTCCGAGGCAGCCAAAGTGGCTCCACAGCCTAAGGGGCAGCGCTGCTGGCCATCCTGCTGGCAATGCTGGCGGTGTTCATCCAGGACCCCACGCAGAATCCGTGCAGTGCAGCCCTCATTGGGGCAAGTCATCAGCTCGAAGGGGCATGAGTTTTGGTGACTCTTGCGATGAGCCAGAGGGCATGTCACCAGGCAGCCAGCTGCAGCGTTCTTGCACTAGGGAGTATAAGAAAGCTCAGTGTGAATTAAACTAGGTTAAGGCATTGTCACGTGGGGCTCCTGTATAATCCCTAATCTATGATATTCCCTGACAGGGAAACACGTGAACTCTGGAGCCTCCTAtgctttctgtttgcttgctttttggtttttcgagacacggtttctctgcagctttggagcctgtcctggaactagttcttgtagatcaggggtctcgaactcaaagagatcctcctgtgtctgcctcctgggtgctgggattaaaggcgtgcgctaccactgcccggcttgcctcataaactttttattggtttttggagacagggtttctctgtgtacccttggctgtcctggaacttgctctgtagaccagctggccctctcaaactcagagatcagcctgcttctgcttctccagtgctgagattaaaggtgtgcaccaccacaccttgctGCCTGCTAACTTTTGTGATTCCGATTCCAAGTTTCACCATTTTGTAAGTTAGAGGGCTGAAGAGTAAGGGCTAGTGACCAGGCACTTTATCTCTGAAATTCATTTATGATTCCCACATTATACTTGAAGTTCCAAGAAACCCAGGAAGAATAAGCAGCTTGTCCAGTCACACAGCAAATGGTAGACCCTTAATTCATGTCTTTAACCAGGTCTATGACCTTTGTCTTCTACTCAGTTCTGACAAAGGGCTTCTTGACAACTCTTCTGGCTCTGCTCCACCCCCCAGGACAGGAGTGGATGGATGCCCTGAGCTACCTTGACTTGTAGGCGGCCAATGGTTTTCCGGAGTTTATTCACTTGGaccatctttcttcttttcaccTCTTGTCTACAGCATGGACAGGAGTTTTGTCTGGAAAGAGGTATCAGTGTGATGTTGGAAGTGGTAAAGTCATGTGACTGCCAGAGCAAGCCTTCATGGGGGCAACCCAGCTAGTCCCTCCTTTCTAGCTGGAGGAGACATAATGGGGGTGGGGCTAGAGTGAGGATGTGGGACTTCAGACACCAGAGAGGGAGGCACACACATTCTGAGTGTCCCAGATTTTGCAGCTGAGTCTTATAGCCATTGGAACCCAGTTTTTGATAGCCCTTCCCTTCCCATTCTTGGCTGCAGGAGTTGCCCCCCGCCCTCCTGGATTCCCAGTGGCACCTGGCTAGCCACTGGAAGATGCACTTTTTGCAGAAGATGTGACTGCATGGCAACCTCATTGGCTTCTTGAGAACCCCATGGCAGACGGAACACAGGAAGTTGTAGTCAGGAGGGCTGGTAAAGAGGTTGAGATCGTACCCACCACTCTGCAAAGGCCAGGTCAGTGTTAAGGCCTGGGTGAGACCAGGCTCCATGCCTCCCGCCCCCAAGCATTCATACCAACAAGACACCTCAGCGATTTTTTGGTAGGGAGGCAGGCTACAAGAAGAAACTCAATTACAGAGCCTCCAGAGACCAGACCCCACTTCAAGGGTGAATCTGTGGGAGTTGACTCCCCCAAGATTTGACATCATTTGACTGAAGAGGTTGGGAATAGCTCAGGCTATACCACCTAGAGCTTTCTGAAAGGTGTTCTTGTCCCATAAAGCAGCTGGCATTCATTCTCAAGCGTGAGATAGCATGGATTCCTGATGGCATCAGGGCAGGTGGGAAGAGACCCGGGGCTCACCATGATCTGTGTCTGGACGGCAGCTCCACTGAGGCTTAGCGGTCAGGAGTCTCCATTTCACAGCACATGGGGATTGACATCACAGTGGCATTGTCTAGCTTTGGCCAATCACAGCTCTGACCCAGGGCCACCTTACCCTTTCCCTCTGAAGGTGGGTGGTAGAGTAGCCTCAACTCAGGGTAGTCTATGGTCTCTCCCTTGCCGCCTAGGTTTTGGCTGACAGCTTCTAGTTCCCCAAGGCCAGCAGGATCACAGGGATTGAAATCTCTTCCATTAACATCCCTTCCCAAGGACTAGGCCATCCTGTGAAAGAGCCCAGGTTTTTCAACTTAACtgtaaaaccaagaaacaaaaaaaggctttggttttttggagacagggcttctctgtgtagccctggctgacctcaaactcagatatccacatgcctctgcctcccaagtgctgagattagaggcatgcaccaccaccacctggttaataaattttagtatatgtgttgCAGTTTTTTCTTTACTATAACAGTCTCCATATTAGTATAGAGGTCACACTGGCCAAATAACCATAACTAAGCAGAATACAAAGTAGGCCTACGGGAACAGTAGCAGAGCTGCTGACATGGACAATCCGCTCCTTCAGCTGCAGGTTTGGGAGATTCCAAAGCATACACAAAATAACTACAAAGGTCACTCCACCGTGCAGCTTCTAGGTCATCTCTGATGGGGCAGGACTGCTGTTTTGGGGCTGCATATGCTCAATGAAATGAACATTGGCTCACAAAGCTTAAGTTCAGAGGAGTCACACACTTTGGCCATCACTGGGGCTCGATTTGGGGTGGACAGGTGTCTCCCTAGGGAAAAAGATGCCAACACAGTCCTTCAAGATCACTTTTTGTACAGGTGGTCAggtcagtcattttttttttaaaaaaaaaaaaaaaaagattatatagtgttctgtctgcatgccagaagagggcgccagatctcattacagatggctgtgaaccaccatgtggttgctgggaattaaacttgggaTCTCTGaaaaggcagccagtgctcttaagcctGAGCCACCTCTTTAGTCCCTAGGTGGTCACTTTCTAAATAGCCGGGTGGTGTTgttgcacaccttaatcccagcactcggaaggcaggtggatctctgagcttgaggtcagcctggtctacagagcaaggtccaggacaggctccaaagctacacagaggaaccctgcctcgaaaatcgAAAAAATACGTAGAATATAACCCGACTTAAAGCTGTCACATAAACTCGCTAATTATACCTGTATAATGTCCGAAACAGTTGGAAACCCAGGTGTAATCtgagcatttggaaggctgaagcaagaCTGTTAAATTCCATACCTTCGTTGAATACGGACTAAGACCTGCcctccaaacacacaaacaagcaagcaagctgtGCCCGGGGTTggatgttaggaatatttcctaagtgagctgacgacgcaaaaattcccaatcaagccaaatcaaaacaagccgaattaagaaatatccaggtttaatggaagaTCTGCGCTCTCCGGTGGCCCAGAGGGGGAAACGGGTAGCCGCAGAAAAGCGACCCccgggagaaagaaagggggatcacataagtaccctggggaggggtcagaacctggcctgggggctgggaccTAAGCTCCCAACCTAACATTGGAGATGGCTTAGAACCGGagttctttcaaaggacctgggtttggttctcaacaGCCACATGGACGCTTTCAACTACAcgaaactccagttccacaggatccgATGTCTTATTCATGGGCATCAGGGAAgcccatggcacacatacatatatgtaggcgaaataaaaacacattttttttttttttggtttttcgagacagggtttctctgtagctttggagcctatcctggaactccctctgtagaccaggctggtctcgaactcacagagatccgcctgcctctgcctcccgagtgctgggattaaaggcgtgcgccaccaccgcccggctaaaaacacattttttttttttttttttttttttggtttttcgagacagggtttctctgtggttttggagcctttcctggaactagctcttgtagaccaggctggtctcgaactcacagagatccacctgcctctgccttccaagtgctgggattaaaggcgtgcgccaccaccgcccggcttaaaaacacatttttaaaaagctggtttTGATAGAGATCCGACTGCGTCGGCCACCCAGATGCTGACTGCTGGGACCAATACACCTGGCCACGAATGCATTATCTCACTTAAACTGAAAGGAACACcccaaaacacaaatacatacacggAAAGTTAAGCCACTTTATTTAATAGGACGCCGGAACTCTGCCATTTTCGCGGGCGAAGCGGCGGTAGCCGTCTCCAGATCCGGTGGAACCTGCGGAGAAATGACGTGGTCAGGATGGATGGCACTAGCCAGGCCGCCAGGGCGGCGAGGCGATCCGGAGTGTAGGGGCCTGGGTTTCACCCTCCCACACTGGGGCAGCGGGCGGTGAGCTGAGGCCCCTGTGGCTCTGGGCGCCGAATCTCACCTCCGGCCACAGCCAATGCCGAAGATGATTTTCAACGAACGCCCATTTACGGGGACAACAGCGAACGCGGCTAGAGGCCGGTGAGGCGCAACCTACCTGGCAGACAGCGCGGCGCGACACACTCCTGAGCACGACGGGGCCCGAGAGGCGCCCGCGCGAGGTCTTTATAGTCCCTCCTCCCCGTTGGCGCCCGTCGCGGCTTCGGCGAGGGAAAACGCGCAGGCGCAGAGAGAacgtggcgggggtgggggaataACACAGCCAATTACAGCTTGGGATGAATTGCGCCAGCAGTCGAGATATCGCGGCGCTTGGTACACTATAAAAACTCCCTTCCGCGCACCCtcgttcttcttcttcttctggaaacacGTGAGTTTGCGTGGCTGGGGCGGGCGTGGGCCCTGGGCAGTGGAAATCCGTGGACATCCGGAGCGAGACACCTCTAGCCGGAAAGACCGGCTTCGGAACCCCAAGCGACCGCGGCGTTTAGGGTCCTGCTGAGTTGCTTCCTTTTGTCTCTAGCAAATGGCGGATGACGCCGGTGCAGCGGGAGGGCCCGGAGGACCCGGGGGCCCAGGATTAGGAGGCCGTGGCGGCTTCCGCGGGGGATTCGGCAGCGGTCTGAGGGGCCGCGGCCGTGGTCGAGGCCGTGGCCGAGGACGAGGCCGCGGGGCTCGCGGAGGTAAA
Coding sequences:
- the Rnf151 gene encoding RING finger protein 151; its protein translation is MSTDFHCPGPTPAPATQTHVFPEEEEERGCAEGSFYSVPSAAISRLLAQFIPSCNWLCYSPTPATFSLRLRVFPRRSRDGRQRGGGTIKTSRGRLSGPVVLRSVSRRAVCQSGGYDLNLFTSPPDYNFLCSVCHGVLKKPMRLPCSHIFCKKCIFQWLARQNSCPCCRQEVKRRKMVQVNKLRKTIGRLQVKCKNAAAGCLVTCPLAHRKSHQNSCPFELMTCPNEGCTARILRGVLDEHRQHCQQDGQQRCPLGCGATLAASEGEQHNCYRELRDAWVQRHERNRTLLLSLLKRVRRVHRTTNFIRRQLAQLGDFLEDDSLLLSSRAQETEVAPEAEMWGVQGQGVL